In a genomic window of Epinephelus lanceolatus isolate andai-2023 chromosome 3, ASM4190304v1, whole genome shotgun sequence:
- the cxcl8a gene encoding interleukin-8, with product MMSSRVIVISIAVLLAFLAVSEGSLGVELHCRCILTESKPIGRHIEKVELIPANSHCDETEIIATLKRTGQEVCLDPEAPWVKKVINRILANEKR from the exons ATGATGAGCAGCAGAGTCATTGTCATCTCCATTGCGGTGCTCCTGGCCTTCCTGGCCGTCAGTGAAG GGAGTCTAGGAGTGGAGCTGCACTGCCGCTGTATCCTGACAGAGAGCAAACCTATTGGTCGCCACATCGAGAAGGTGGAGCTGATACCTGCAAACTCCCACTGCGATGAGACTGAGATCAT TGCCACTCTGAAAAGGACAGGCCAAGAAGTTTGCCTTGACCCCGAAGCTCCCTGGGTGAAGAAAGTGATTAACAGGATCCTGGCCAA CGAAAAACGCTGA